TGTTTAATAGTTTTCTAATTTTGCATCataaggagggagggatggatcTCTCTGTGGCTTACACCCAGCCCTCAATCTGTATAAATTACGATAGCTTGGTTGAAGTTAAGAGAACTCCCAAACTTGTACTCACCGAGACTCCAGTGCCAGGCCAGCCCGTGCCCTCTGGATTCACATCTGCAGCAGGGACCTCTGAAGACAGGAGGCAGTAACGAAGCACTACGTATTGTCAACTCCACCTGTGAGCTGGCTCTCCTTCGCAGAAATAATCAGATCAATTTACTTTTGGTGACCGCTCCCAGACTTCTGATCCGGAGTAAGGTCTGTCATCTACCCACAAAACAAATGCAGCACAGCCCGTAGCTGTCTGGTGAATCCTCTCTACCCTGCCGTGCCAAGATGCCTCTGAGCTCAACTTCACAGGTCTCGGATTACGATTTTCAAAAGTTACCGACTTGCGCTGAATTGAGTGAGCCTGACACATGAAAGTGCTTTTAACTTGCGCTTGGGTGGGGACGTTGAGTGAAGAGACAGGATGCACCAAGCAGCATCGAGGGGGACGCATACTTGGGGTTTTACCCTTTTCTTCACTGCAAATTAAAGATGTCTTCCGAGGTTTAACTTACACTGGCAATTTTAAGGAAGTAAATTGCACGTTcacaagagaaaatacaaaagaacTTGCACAACTGAGCAAACgcttccttttcccccttcactATTTTTTGCGTCCTCTGTATCAAAGCCAACGCGCTTACCTGACAGCACGGCTCAAGAGCAGAATACTGGGTGCGTGCAAATTAAACCAGAGACTGACCTGGCACTCATTTAGAACAGAATGTTGCAATGTCAATGTTTGATCTAACAAATTCAGCACCAAACTTCagcaaaagataaataaatgGGTGAAGTAGACTGAACAGAAAGCACACATCTTTAATTTCTCTAAGTAGGAGAAAACATTCAAAATCTTCACATTTGCATTCTCTGAGAAGACTCGAAGCTCTCTCTACAGATTGTCTCCTTGCAAAGCACCATGAACAAACCCTGCTTACTCAAATCTTTGTATTAAAAGGTGCTGCAAAAAATCACCTTCTTCCCAGAGATTCTTCCTTGCTGCAAACCACTGCCCTTCATACGCAGAGCTGGTTACAGTGGAAGCGAACAAATCGGCATGGGAAGAGGATAAGCTTGATGACCTTTACGACAAATGATCTCAGTTTAAAGCACAGGAATAGAAATATTACAGAACACAAAAAATAGTCTCCACTGAGTTGCTCAACTTCCTAGGCAGTTTAGGTATTATTATTGTATTGTAAATAGTAAAATTGTAGTCACGTCTTAAAGTCTAGGCACACAAATAGAAATAATACACAGAGGTAACATTCTCCATTTTCCAGGAACTGATccagtatttttctctgtttttttttctaattccctttaaaagcaaaatcatCCACTTAAAATTAGATACCAAACAATGCACTTTTAAGTGCGGTTCTGTCCACTGATGTGCCGTTAGTGGAAAGACAAACCAGATGGCAAACTCAATAAAAAGGAGCCAGTTAAATAGAGACAGATGAATGCCTAAAAAAACCTTCGCTCCATTACTGCTTTTGAATTGGTTGTCATGGCATTAGAAATTGATACCATTGTCAGCCTCACATCTCCACCCCGTCCATTTCTTCACAGCCTCTGTCCAAAGCAAAGATCTCACACTGGTGTTGAGAAACACCCTCGTCCTTACAGCACTAGGCTATTTCCACCAAAACTCTGCTCGCACCAAGCTGGGGGTGTATGCCTGCGTGGAATTTACACCTTTTGTAAAATCAAGCGCATCAAACGGGAAAAGACTGATCTTCAGTCTCAAATTCCAGTTTCAGAATACTAAAGTTCGGATAATTTTAATCTTGTACTCCTGTGGCGTACAATTCATCATCATGAGCCAAAGGACTATCCACTTAGCGTGTATCTTCTTTTTGTACCACTGGAACTGCCCTAGAAAATAAGCTGACATTTGTTAGATTTACACATTAAAGAAGTaagtttctcttccccttgacAAAGTCCATCAGCAAGGAACGCTATTTGccgaacagacggaaaagagtaAGGGATACAACTTCAAAACAGCTCTGGAAAAGCTGAGTTGTTTTGTCAGCCTCTGAATTCTTTCTCCTCCCACTCACATTCACATTTTGAGAATCTATTAAGTTAAAATTGGTAAAAtccaccaaaataaaaacctTAGAATGTCACATTGTAGTTGcattacatttctctttttaatagaGCGTATAAAATGAAAGTTTACAATGAGTTTAGTAAACTGTAAATCAGCACTTTTATTCAGTCTAGTTTCTGAGCTATTAATCCCTAATACAGAAACAGAACGCTGATGCATTGGTCTCGGACCTCTCGAGATAATAGTTCAAATCCATTCTGATGACACGGAAAGTGAATTTCATTGAATCACCTGAGTCCCTTCCAGATACATCAAATCACACAATAACTCAACATTCACATAGCTTATAGTCTTaactctcaaggaaaaaaaaaaaaaataaattaccttctGACTTCAGTGAGCTGCAGTTACAGAAAACAAGTGAAAGTTTGCTCAAATAATTGTAAGCAAGTACTTAATCAGGCTATGTGCTTTGTCAGTAGTATTTTAGGTAAAGCAACCCATTATTGTGGTGCATCAATACAGCAACCCTTTCCATCGCTCCTTTGTGATGCACTGAGTCAGACTTTTTTGCATCATTAGCACTGACAACACAATAAATGCAGCACTCCGATCTTCAGCAGAACAGTAAAAACACAGACCACGACAgtcaattaattttaaagaattttaatacAAACTTAATATAAACTATTTCAGTCCCTCTTAACATGTAAGACACTGACTCAAAATACTTTTATACCTTTTTTCAAGTATTGCACAATGTAGgtacaaaattaatatttacGATTACATTTTCTTCCATAATATATAGCAAAAATCTTTaaacttttaacagaaaatacaatttgtgtttcttttgaaaaaagcaaatatttcgtACATTTTAATTCCACCACTAAGGAATATTCTGTacacaactttttattttttttagaattgaTGTCTTTAAGATGGATATCTTacaatttcagtaaaaaaaatacaacatgaaGCTGCTGCAGCTGTCACAGATCACTGTAGTAAAAAGATATAAATGCAATACCATGTTGTAGAAACAATATATATACTCTGATATTTTACAAACTTTGTACTAAATTAAATTATACAATTAGAAAAAGACCAATAAACCCACCTATTAGTgccaatttttttaatatatatacatatatgtttttggacatatatatatacacacgtgaAAAAAATTAGCCACGTCCTTGCTATATCTTAAATACTGTAAGAGGCCATATTTTGAGAGTATATTTTTGTAATGTACAGtcagtataaaataattttgtgcttgGTTGGCAAATGAAAAAATGATGCATGTTGTATTTATCTAACCAAGCCTGAATGTATTCATACTacaagccttaaaaaaaatctcaagaggtggaaaaaaagatACACCCTTGGGTACGTGCATTTTAACTTGTACAATAGTATTTACttgtatttcacttttatttttagttagCCATAACTGGCTGGAATTGCTGGTTAGAATACTGCATGTTGTTTAAACTAAAATTCAAGCCATCCACAAAAGACTTCTCATTTAGACCTCCATAGGCTGCAAACATATCAAAGGCATTACTGTACTGGAGAGGACTGAGGTTAAGGGGGCTGTCACCAGGAAAGATGCTACTGGTACTACCTTGACCCTGCATGTTGGGGAAAATGAACTCCTTTGCGTTAGGAGAAAGGGCAGAAGtcttctgctgttgctgttgctgctgctgctgactgccTAAGCCAAGCCCGTAGAGAGAGTGCATGGAGGAGGAAAGGGCTTTCTGCTTCAACAGGTCATTGACATTCAAGCCAAGGTTGGTGGGAGAGGTGCGGGCGACCTTGTTGCTACGGCCGCTATTCTTCATTTTGGTCGAGCCAAACTTGGTGGCAGCAAATGTGGCAGTGGTGAAGGTTAAAGGCTGAGTGGAGCGGGGCATGAAAGTTGGGCTCACAGCAGCAGAGTGACcaaagggaggagaaggagaactAGACACTGAAGATGCTGGGTCACTAATTGGCATGAACACCTGGGCCTCTGGGTTAAAGCTGTTCTTGATTTCCTTATCCAACTCACATCCATTTTCATTATCATCCACATAAAGCACTTTCACTGGTCCCTTTTCACCGATTTGGTATGAAACCTCAAACGGGTCAATCCAAACACTAAGATCCTGAGGCAAGTTGCCACGAACATCATCAATGTCCAAACCACTCTCTTTGGATGCTTGTTCTATGACTGGGTCCACTTTCTCCCCTATATGTATACATCTAAACCCTGATCCTTTGTATGGCTTTTCTGGATACCAGTGCCCTTCATACTTCTTCTTAAGAAGTCTTTCAAGCTCTTCACCAAAAATGTTGACACGTCGTCTGGGAAGCTTATTgtacaaatatgaaataataaaattgagTGCTACTTGGATTTCAAGCTGCATAGCTGCTATGCCACAAAGTTATAAGTCTGTTTCAAAACCCGAAGAAGAAAGTGTTCAAGATGCCACAGGGAAACAAAATTTCATTCAAAGTGCTGATTCTAGTTGATTATTATCCTTCACCTTGAGTGCTCTtgttcctttaagaaaaaaacaaaagcaaacacatcCAAATAAGGAAAGCGTAAGATCAAGCTCCAAGGCCTATTCTTTTAGCTtcattttctgcataaaatagagtactttttaaatcaaaaaacGTCCATCCAACTATCAATGTTCATGCCTGCAGAAGGCAAGGATGTCAACTACATTCGGTATGGCTTACAAACAATACTGCAGAAGATGCACTAGGCATGTGTTTACATATACAGCATGGGGCATTTCAAAATCACATGAGCTTGCCGTTTAGTTATTCACAAAGCAGCAAGGATAATTTTTAAGACATCACAGAACTGCCAGGCCTGTCAAGGGTTCAATTACCAACCCATATTTGGATGATTTATAGTACTCAGCTGCAAAATTTAGCACCAGACTATTAGTTTAGCTTGAAAGGTCTCAGTCCAAGGGTCATTTATCATTTTAAAGTTTGCAAACATATTGGTTGCACCGTTAAGCTACAGAATTATAAAAACGTTAACAGCTGCTTTAGAAGATTTCACACAAATAGCTAAAATTATGCAACATTTATTTTAAGTCCAAGCAAACCATCCGCATAAACTGTGTGCTGGCGAAATCATGCTAACTGAAGATAAAATGTCCGCTGTACATACACAACAATTCTCCCTCGGAATAGCTAAAATGATAATGCAGTCAATGCATACAAAATAGATGCATGTATCTTCTGTCATAAGGGTGGCAATGACCGTGAAATTATTACAATTAATTAATTCACAGATTGTTCCCTTTCTACAAATTGTTACTTATTATCAGAGTAACGTATTGATATATACTAAATTCATATATTGCGCTGTCTATAGTTCAGATTTCAAAAAGTTACTAGAGCTAACAGGGCTTTCGCTAGCCTCAAAACcgactgcttttctctttctccatgactccattttatatttaatataaaatatggtTGCCACTCCTTCACAaaggacaaaagagaaattaGCTATCTGAAGTTAAAGAAGAGGCAAGAATCAAGTATTAGCACAGGTACTGCTAACGAAAATCCTGCAGTACCTTAAGCATAAAGGTACTCATCCACAGGAGACACTTTTGTTCAAAAAGttccagggaaagaaaatatctATTATTTCTTGGCTCAAGTTAAAGGCCCAACGAGAATTTCAATTAACAGTGTGCTTTTCTGCACTGCATCACTAGGAACAAAATTTAGCGTAGCTGTCACTAATGATTAGAGAAATGAAAGTCAGTAGCAAAATCCTTTAACAATGTGAATacaatgcttttttatttcttgctccAAATAATCTCCTTTTAAAGCCTGGAACCCTATTTCCAAGCCACTCGTGTTCTCCCCAACATGGCATGGGAATAGTTTGAAAGCTTGTACGATAAGGCGACCTTTAAACGTTTGCTGGATCAGCACTGGGTGGGGATAAGGAAAAGATCAAGGGCAAACAGAAGATATTTACAAAAGGGACACAATCAGTACAGAAAAGCTGATTGGGTGGTTAAAAGGGGCATTTAAAAATGATTTATTAATCCAtctgttttgtttcccttcctcCGTGTCCTTTGGGAAAGAAATGATCCTTGCAAGGCACACCGGGCAGACGCTATAAATTTTTCTCAGCCCCAAAACTGATCCACGGTCCAAGCAAGCAGCTGATCAAACAAATCACCTTGATCATTTCaaactttttccccccccccccctccccccctaaaTTTAAAGAGGACACTATTTCTGAGGGATGGAAGCCCATGAACTGCTCCAGGAGCAGAGCCCTGTGCCGGGGGTTAGAGGCAGGAGCCTTAAGCAGTGTGGGGAGTTACATAACCAGGCAGTCGGGTCTCATTAGATTTCTGCTCACAGCCCTGGGAGCTCCGgcaacagcaggaggaggaggaggaggaggaggaggaggaagagcatttTCTGAGCccgaaagaaagaaaatgaagaagaggaagggagatGCCTAGAAGGAggcgggggagagggggctgcaagGCCCCCTCTCCTCAGCACACAGGCCAGCACCCCGGGCCCGGCgacacccctctcccccctccccggggccgggtCCTAGAGGACGGGTGCCAGCGCTGTCCGGAGAGGCCCAGCGCAAGCAGCAGCTCTTAGTCAGCCGGCAACGCTCACTCCTCCCAGCCTGAGCGCGTCCAGGGACCGCCTTGGGAGGGACCCTCTCGCAGCCCGGTTCCCCGGGCCGTGCCCTCTCCGacgagggcgggggggggggggggggctcgccgCCGGTCCCCACGCCCTCCCTTCCCATCGGGCGTCCCCCCACGGCACCCCCGGCCCTGTCCCCTTCCCCGCGGGGCCGTGCCCGCCTCAAGTCCCCCGTCACCGCGGGGTCGTGACCGCCTCGGTACCCCGGGGGCCGCCCCGCCATCACGGCCGGGCCCCGTGCTCGCCCCGGCATCCCCGCCTCAGCCGCCGGGGCCGCCTCAGCCGCCGGGGCCGGGAGATCGCTGCCTcagcggccggggccgggcggtggCTGCCTCAGGGCCCCCCGCCAcggcggccggggccgcgcccgccTCAGcctcagcccccccaccccccctcctcgCCTCAGGGGCCGGGCGGTGGCTCGCCTCAGCCCCCTCGCTCGCCTcacggccggggccgggcggtggCTGCCTCAGCACCCCCCCCCGGCGCCGCAGCGCCTGCCTTCggcctggaccccccccccctcacacacactccccccccagcGCACATCCCCGCGTCGTCCCGGGCCGTCCCCCCCGCCCTCAGCGAGCGGTACTCACCCCGGTGGGTGTGCGGGGGGTAGTGCAAACAATCCCGGCGGGGGTGTGagtgcggggcgggggcggggtgggggggggtgcggcTCAGCACCCGACCCCCATCTCCGAGAGCCGGCTCCCTCGGCGAggatgggaggggaaaggaaagaggagagagaaaaaaaaaaaaaaaaaaaaaaaaaaaaaaagaaagggaggggggagggttggaaaaaaaaaaaaaaggggggggaagggaaagggggggagggCTGCGCTGCTCACACCCCCACGACGGGCGCGCTCGGCCGCCGCAGCTGGGCTCCTTCTGCTACTGCCTCGCCGCTCGGCGCGCCCCTATATATCGCCTCCcatcccccgccccccgccgcgccccgcccccgcgccccgcccggccccgcccccggccccgccccgcagAGGCTCGTCGCCGGTCTGGCCCCGCCCCGCCACCCGCCTGGCCCCCGCCTCcccgggccccgccccctcgcGCGCAGGGCCCGCCGCTCtcacccccttcccccaccccggCGTGGAGGGGCAGCTCTCTACGTCAGCTCGCTCCTCACCTCAGAACACCGTTGCGTCACTGCCTACGTCAAACCCTGCCCTCGCGCCCCTCAGCTCcgcagggaaggggggggagggggcccgCGCTGAACTACATCTCCCATGACCGCCGCTGCGAggcggcacggggcgggggggggggggcggccggcgaCGGCCCGCGGGGAGCTCGGCCGCGGCGATCGCGGCGATCGCGGCTCCGCGGGGGCCGGCAGCCCGCCTGGGCGGCGCGGGGGAGGGAGGGCGCACCCCACGGCCCCTCAGACTCAGCGGCGAGGGGCCAGGCTGCGTcccccggcccccggcggggCTGTCGGGGGCGGCTTCCCCTCAGCCAGGGGCCAGCGAGGCCCCGCGGAGGCGGCGGCAGAGGCGCCCGCCCTGACAGGAGGGGGTGCGGAGCGGCACCCCGCCGCGCCCAGCGGGTCCCTCacagcttccccccccaccccgcccctccTTACCCGCCGAGGCTAAAAATACTCCCCACAGGTAGCAACGCTGACCGATTGGCTGCCTGCCCGCCCTGCTAGCCGCCTGATTGGTCACTCGGTATCGAGGAGGAAGACGTCAAACCCcagttttggggggaaaaaagttggggggcggcggggcagcaGCCGCCGCCTCAGCGCCCGCGGGAGCGGCTGTGTGGAGGCGCGGGGCCGTGTGAGGGAGGTCGGGCCGGCGGCGGTCCGGCCGAGCCTGGGGACCGAGCCGGGCGCCAGGGCCCTCGCCCAGCGCCGGTGCCGCCGAGCCTGATTTGGGCCTGTCGGGAAGAGCCCTGCGTCCCGGCCTTATTTTAACGCCGGGGCACGGCTAAATCGGGAGGCAGCGGCTGGGGAAAAGCGGGGGAGCCTgcgaggcggcgggcgggcgccggggccgccgcctccTTGCCGCACCGAGAGACGTTTGGGAGGAGAACTAGGCCCGGTGGCGGGGGAGCCGGGCCCTCCGTTCATTAAAACATCACCGGTTTTGCTCTTTAAGTATCGCTTGCGGGTggtgttagggttggggttggtaTGGTGAGCTTCAAACCGGGGAGCAGGAGCGGGTTTTGGAGGACGAACTGCGGaggttttcctctttctcctgctcttgctctGTGTTTGTATAATAATAAAGCATTTTGGCACAAACGCTGCATGGGCCCCAGGAGAGATTTGGAAATGCCAGTCAGAAGAAATGCCAGGGCTTTAACCGTTTGGAGCTTAGACTATATACAGGACTGTGTGGGAGGCAGGAGCctgaaaaccaaaatgttaaGGAGAGGAAGATGGCAAGGGTAATATTTGAGATTTTCCACAGCTGAAAATTTCTGCTGGAGGGCCTAATTCGTTGTAAAACACATGGGTTTATGTCAATGTTGATGCTACTAGGATCGCAATATTGCAAACAACTTGAAAATCTTAATTCAGACTCCAAGCAGTTatgattttttcccttcttcttcgtTCATTTTTAACCATAAAGGGTTGCATGGGCCTTCAGTGAAAATTGGGTCATCTGTCATCACCAGGCACcccaaatggaaaataaaa
This window of the Accipiter gentilis chromosome 10, bAccGen1.1, whole genome shotgun sequence genome carries:
- the TOB1 gene encoding protein Tob1, translating into MQLEIQVALNFIISYLYNKLPRRRVNIFGEELERLLKKKYEGHWYPEKPYKGSGFRCIHIGEKVDPVIEQASKESGLDIDDVRGNLPQDLSVWIDPFEVSYQIGEKGPVKVLYVDDNENGCELDKEIKNSFNPEAQVFMPISDPASSVSSSPSPPFGHSAAVSPTFMPRSTQPLTFTTATFAATKFGSTKMKNSGRSNKVARTSPTNLGLNVNDLLKQKALSSSMHSLYGLGLGSQQQQQQQQQKTSALSPNAKEFIFPNMQGQGSTSSIFPGDSPLNLSPLQYSNAFDMFAAYGGLNEKSFVDGLNFSLNNMQYSNQQFQPVMAN